Proteins co-encoded in one Salvia splendens isolate huo1 chromosome 4, SspV2, whole genome shotgun sequence genomic window:
- the LOC121799690 gene encoding protein PHR1-LIKE 2-like: MYSALPIHSLAIEAGGGDYPGPLDGTNLPGDACLVLSTDPRPRLRWTADLHERFVDAVAQLGGADKATPKSIMRTMGVKGLTLYHLKSHLQKYRMGKQANKELTEVSKDESQDTGSSTSTSSKMMAQDINDGYRVTEALRVQMEVQQRLHEQLEVQRRLQIRIEAQSKYLQSILDKACKALDDQAVASAGLETARKELSDLAIKVADDCNGVLSVPPVSHNGSEMDRHSIPLLPARLGDCSMDSCVMSSNGSPISPSTLESQAADALKKRPRPLFSVGESMPLDSGMRPVEWMMSNFG; encoded by the exons ATGTATTCGGCTTTGCCGATACACAGTTTAGCCATCGAGGCTGGAGGCGGTGATTATCCGGGACCTTTGGACGGCACCAACTTGCCCGGCGATGCATGTCTCGTCCTCTCCACCGATCCCCGGCCGCGCCTCAGGTGGACTGCCGACCTCCACGAGAGATTCGTCGACGCCGTCGCGCAGCTCGGCGGCGCTGACA AAGCAACACCAAAATCAATTATGAGAACGATGGGAGTAAAAGGCTTGACTTTGTACCATTTGAAGTCTCATCTTCAG AAATACCGGATGGGAAAACAAGCGAACAAGGAGTTAACTGAAGTCTCAAAAGATG AGAGTCAGGATACTGGTTCGTCTACATCAACTTCATCGAAAATGATGGCCCAAGACATAAACGA TGGTTACCGGGTAACTGAGGCTCTGCGTGTGCAAATGGAAGTTCAACAAAGATTGCACGAGCAGTTAGAG GTTCAACGGCGCCTGCAGATCCGGATAGAAGCACAGAGCAAGTACCTACAGTCGATACTCGACAAAGCTTGTAAAGCACTTGATGACCAGGCAGTGGCCTCGGCTGGGCTGGAGACTGCTCGGAAGGAACTCTCCGATCTAGCGATCAAGGTTGCAGACGACTGTAATGGTGTGTTGTCCGTGCCTCCCGTGTCCCATAACGGCTCGGAGATGGATAGGCACAGCATCCCCCTCCTGCCTGCCCGACTCGGTGATTGCTCCATGGACAGCTGTGTGATGTCATCAAATGGAAGCCCGATTTCTCCCTCGACTCTTGAGTCGCAGGCGGCTGATGCGCTCAAGAAAAGACCGCGCCCTCTGTTCAGCGTCGGGGAGTCGATGCCTCTCGACAGCGGCATGAGGCCGGTGGAGTGGATGATGTCAAATTTTGGATGA
- the LOC121799689 gene encoding receptor like protein kinase S.2-like has translation MHLKSLCFVLPTEFDEPEKAAVSGPARGCGGLALDHLRRSLQRFLHSKWMPPCHHHDAEGKRAYPFALFVDTEGVQIQEVVGGENPRIFSYSELYVGSNGFDAAEVLGSGGFGRVYRATLPSDGSVVAVKCLTERGERFEKTFMAELVAVAHLRHRNLVRLRGWCIHDEQLLLVYDYMPNRSLDRVLFKKPEKNGDSSPLSWETRKKIANGLAAALYYLHEKLETQIIHRDVKASNVMLDSNFNARLGDFGLARWLEHDLSYKPKTPPVVKNRQFRLVESTRIGGTIGYLPPESFQKRSTATAKADVFSFGIVVLELVSGRRAVDLTYPDDQIILLDWIRRLSDEEKLVQARDSRLHDRSSKLSEMELLLRLGLMCTLHDPQSRPSMKWVVEVLSGNIYGKLPDLPSFQTHPLYINLTSSSNTSMSNTGSRTSSATTTAFYSSDFVTANAETIYMTAESDRSSNKTCGGNGNGNGKCFPLVETPRVFTYEEIISATNNFSDSRRVAEVDFGTAYHGFLEGRCHVIVKRLGMKTCPALRMRFANEFKNMGRLRHRNLIQLRGWCTEQGEMLVIYDYSASRLLSHVLFHHDDQNHWQSNLRWRQRYNVIKSLASAVCYLHEEWDDQVIHRNITSSAIILDQDMNPRLGSFALAEFLTRKEHSHHVVIDKKKSVRGIFGYLSPEYVDSGEATTMADVYSFGVVLLEVMTGRMAVDFSQRDVLLVKRVHEFEAQKRPYKDLVDWRLDGEYEDGELVRVVKLGLACTRSDPERRPSMRQIVSILDGHDQWLVQTCPRKEGREEWRQRNAPSVCLIRRIQALGVQ, from the coding sequence ATGCATCTAAAGAGCCTCTGTTTCGTTTTACCCACTGAGTTTGACGAGCCCGAAAAAGCAGCCGTGAGCGGGCCCGCTCGCGGCTGCGGCGGCCTCGCTCTCGACCACCTCCGCCGCTCCCTGCAGCGGTTCCTCCACTCTAAATGGATGCCCCCCTGCCACCACCACGACGCGGAGGGGAAGAGGGCCTACCCTTTCGCGTTGTTCGTGGACACGGAGGGCGTCCAGATTCAGGAGGTGGTCGGGGGCGAGAACCCCCGGATATTCAGCTACTCCGAGCTGTATGTCGGCAGCAACGGGTTTGACGCGGCCGAGGTCCTCGGCAGTGGAGGCTTCGGGCGCGTCTACCGCGCCACGCTGCCCAGCGACGGCAGCGTGGTGGCGGTCAAGTGCCTGACCGAGCGAGGGGAGAGGTTCGAGAAGACCTTCATGGCGGAGCTGGTGGCCGTGGCGCACCTCCGCCACCGCAACCTCGTGCGCCTCCGCGGCTGGTGCATCCACGACGAGCAGCTGCTCCTCGTCTACGACTACATGCCCAACCGCAGCCTCGACAGAGTACTCTTCAAGAAGCCCGAGAAAAACGGCGACTCCTCTCCCCTCAGCTGGGAAACAAGGAAGAAGATCGCCAACGGATTAGCAGCTGCTCTGTATTACCTCCACGAGAAGCTGGAGACGCAGATCATCCACAGAGACGTCAAGGCCAGCAATGTCATGCTCGATTCCAACTTCAACGCCCGCCTAGGCGACTTCGGCCTCGCCCGTTGGCTCGAGCACGACCTCTCCTACAAGCCCAAGACGCCGCCAGTTGTCAAGAATCGCCAATTTCGTCTAGTTGAATCCACAAGAATTGGCGGCACAATAGGCTACCTCCCTCCAGAGAGCTTCCAGAAGAGAAGCACAGCCACGGCAAAGGCTGATGTCTTCAGCTTCGGTATCGTCGTGCTTGAGCTCGTCTCGGGGAGGCGAGCCGTTGATCTGACCTACCCCGATGATCAGATCATCCTCCTCGACTGGATCAGACGCCTCTCCGATGAGGAGAAGCTCGTGCAGGCCAGAGACAGCCGCCTCCACGATAGATCATCCAAACTCTCTGAAATGGAGCTCTTGCTACGCCTCGGCCTTATGTGCACTCTCCACGACCCGCAGTCGAGGCCGAGTATGAAATGGGTGGTGGAAGTCCTCTCCGGTAACATATACGGCAAGCTCCCCGATCTTCCGTCGTTTCAGACTCATCCGCTTTACATCAACCTAACATCTTCCAGCAACACGAGCATGAGCAACACGGGGTCTAGAACGAGCAGCGCCACCACAACGGCCTTCTACTCATCAGACTTCGTGACAGCGAATGCAGAGACCATATACATGACCGCAGAGTCCGACAGGAGCTCGAACAAGACCTGTGGCGGAAACGGAAACGGAAACGGTAAATGCTTCCCTCTGGTGGAGACTCCGAGAGTCTTCACCTACGAGGAGATCATCTCCGCCACTAACAACTTCTCAGACTCGAGGAGAGTGGCGGAGGTCGACTTTGGGACCGCGTACCACGGATTCCTGGAGGGGCGGTGCCACGTCATAGTGAAGAGGCTGGGGATGAAGACGTGCCCTGCATTGCGGATGAGGTTCGCTAACGAGTTCAAGAACATGGGAAGGCTCCGCCACCGTAACCTCATCCAGCTCCGCGGCTGGTGCACCGAGCAAGGCGAGATGCTCGTCATCTACGACTACTCGGCCAGCCGCCTCCTCAGCCACGTCCTCTTCCACCACGACGATCAAAACCACTGGCAGTCGAATCTGCGATGGAGACAGAGATACAATGTGATCAAATCACTTGCTTCCGCTGTTTGCTACCTCCATGAGGAGTGGGATGATCAGGTGATCCACAGGAACATCACTTCCTCTGCTATAATCCTTGACCAAGACATGAACCCGAGGCTCGGGTCATTCGCTCTGGCCGAGTTCTTGACGAGAAAGGAGCACAGCCATCATGTAGTCATCGATAAGAAAAAGTCGGTTAGAGGCATTTTCGGTTACTTGTCACCGGAATATGTGGACTCGGGCGAGGCAACCACGATGGCTGATGTTTACAGCTTCGGGGTGGTGCTGCTGGAGGTCATGACGGGACGTATGGCGGTCGATTTCAGTCAGCGGGATGTGTTGTTAGTGAAACGAGTGCATGAGTTTGAGGCACAGAAAAGGCCATACAAGGACTTGGTGGATTGGAGGCTGGATGGGGAGTATGAGGATGGGGAATTGGTGAGGGTGGTGAAACTAGGGCTGGCGTGCACACGGTCGGATCCGGAGAGGCGGCCGAGCATGAGGCAGATAGTGAGTATACTTGATGGCCATGATCAGTGGCTGGTGCAGACATGCCCGAGGAAGGAAGGAAGGGAAGAATGGAGACAGAGAAACGCCCCTTCGGTGTGTTTGATTAGAAGAATTCAAGCTCTTGGAGTGCAATGA